Part of the Methanobacteriaceae archaeon genome is shown below.
GATAAAAATAATCGTCTTCAGCAAAATAAACCCTATTAGAATATTCCTGTTCTAAAAGGGCCATGATTTGAAGATCAAAGGTTGCTTGATTACCAATTCCTTTTAATTCAATTAATTCCAGGTCATCTTCAGAAAAATATTTTTGAAAAAGTTCATTATATTCCACTGGACAGTTATCCAACAATACAATCATTTTAACTTTTAAGTTTCCAAGAGAATCTTTAAAAGATTTTAAACAAAATTCAGAAAGTTTAAGTTTATCTTGACTAAAAACAGGGGGTATTTTTGATACACCTGGATAAATTCTATAAGCAATAGCTAAATCATAATCGTACAACCACATCACCCAGAAGTAATATTAATTTTCATTATTATTTATATGTTATCATTATAGTATAAAAGGTTATTATTGAATTATGAATAGATTTTCTTAATAGAATTAGGATAATTATTGAGATTATAATAATTTATTGAATTACTTCAACAATTAATTAATAATAACTTTTGTTAATTAAAGTTTAATAAGTTAATTAAAAATTAAAATTGGGCTAATAATTTTAAAATCATTATTTTTTAGGATTTTCCATAATAACATTTTTAAAGAAATCAATTGTTTTTCCCAGGCCCTGATCCAAAGACGTTTTAGCTTCCCAGTTAATGATTTTATTAGCCTTAGAAACATCAGGTTTCCTTTGGCGTGGGTCATCCACAGGCAATGGTTTAAAAGAAATTTTAGAGGAACCATTCATTTTTTGGAGAATAATTTTAGCAAAATCAATGATTTTATACTCGTCAGGATTTCCTAAATTCATAACTTCTCCATCAAGTCCGTTATAAGTCGAAAATCGGAATATTCCTTCTACTAAATCATCTACATAACAGAAACTACGACTTTGAGATCCATCACCATGAACTGTGATGTCCTCACCTTTAAGAACCTGATAAATAAAGTTGGGAACAACCCGGCCATCATTTATTTTCATTCTAGGACCATAAGTGTTGAATATTCTAACAATTCTACTATCAAGGCCAAACTCACGATGATATGACATTACAGCTGCTTCTGAAAATCTTTTAGCTTCATCATAAACCGATCTTGGACCATTAGGATTTACATTTCCCCAGTAGCTTTCTACTTGGGGATGGACTTCCGGATCCCCATAAATTTCGGATGTGGACGCTATAACATAAGTTGCATTCATATTATGGGCTATTTCCAGCGTATTAAAAGTTCCATAAGAATCAACTTTCATGGTTTCTAAAGGGAAGTTAAAAT
Proteins encoded:
- a CDS encoding SDR family oxidoreductase; amino-acid sequence: MDKKGKVLITGAAGFIGSHLVDKYLAEGFEVVGIDNFLTGSAHNLSHLDSNPYFQFIEADVSSRPEMEKKGLFNIPRMEKFDIILHFACPASPVDYFNFPLETMKVDSYGTFNTLEIAHNMNATYVIASTSEIYGDPEVHPQVESYWGNVNPNGPRSVYDEAKRFSEAAVMSYHREFGLDSRIVRIFNTYGPRMKINDGRVVPNFIYQVLKGEDITVHGDGSQSRSFCYVDDLVEGIFRFSTYNGLDGEVMNLGNPDEYKIIDFAKIILQKMNGSSKISFKPLPVDDPRQRKPDVSKANKIINWEAKTSLDQGLGKTIDFFKNVIMENPKK